The Stieleria maiorica genome includes the window GTGTACCCCCGGCGGCGGAAATCACACCGGGTTCACCCTCTCGACGTTCATCGATCTCGGCTTTTTGCTGTGCCAATCGAGCTCGCGCCTCTTCGGCCTTCTTTTTCGCCTCGGCCAGTTTGCGTCGCCGCTCGGCCAACGGGTTGACGGGTTCTTCGACGACCTCCGCGACCGGAATCGGCTCCTCCACCGGCTGACGAACTTGTCGTTCACGCTTGGCTTCGGTGTACTCCGGGCGCGGCCGCGGCTTCGGCCTGGCCGCTCCGCCCCCGCCAGCTTGTTGCTGCTTTTGGGCACGGCGTTCGGCGGCACGTTTGAGAAAATCTTCCAGGTCGCCAGCCATGTTTCACTCGGGTGGGGTTAGGCGTTCTTGCGTTCCAGATTGCTGCGCGATTGGCCGGTCGTGGCGATCGACTTTCGCATCTCCGTGTCGGCGCTCACGTTTTGCAGTTTGTAGTAATCCAAAATGTGTAGTTTTCCGGTTCGGAACGCTTCACTCATCGCTTCGGGGACCGACGCTTGGGCCATCACCAATGCGGCACGACTCTCTTCGATCTTGGCTTCGTTCTCCTTCTCTTCGGCCGCCGCGGCCGCCCGTTTGCCTTCGGCGCGGGCCCGCGCGACTTGCGTGTCGGCTTCGGCCTGGTCGGCCATCAGCCGTGCACCGATGTTCGCGCCGACGTCGATGTCGGCGATGTCGATCGAGACGATTTCAAACGCCGTTTGGGAATCAAGCCGTTTCGCCAGCACCGCCTTGCTGATCACGTCCGGGTTTTCCAGTACCGCGGCGTGACTGTCCGCGCTGCCGATCGCGCTGACGATCCCTTCGCCAACACGGGCGATGATTGTTTCCTCGGTCGCACCGCCGATCAGCTGCTGCAAATTGGCTCGAACCGTCACCCGGGCACGAACCTTCAATTGAATCCCGTCTTTGGCCACCGCATCAAGCGACGGTTTGACCGAACCGCGTGGCGGACAATCGATCACTTTGGGATACACACTCGTCTTGACCGACTCCAACACGTCGCGGCCGGCCAGGTCAATCGCCGCGGCCTCTCGGAATGTCAACGAAATCGTCTTTGCTTTCTTGGCCGCGATCACCGCACGGACGACTTGTTGGACATTGCCGCCGGCCAGGTAGTGGGCTTCCAGCGCCTCGCTGGTCATCGCCGGATCATCCAATCCCGCTTGAACCGCCATGATCTTGCTGCGGACGATCGATCGGGCATTGACCTTTCGAAATGTCATCCCGATCAAATCGCCAAAGCCAACGCCGGCACCGGTCAACCAGGACTGAACCCAGATCCCAAAGTAACTGGCAAAAACAAACACGACGACCAGCACGACGCCGATCAAAATCAATGCGCCCACCAGCGCCGGGACCGTCAAATCACTCGCATCAACGGCGAGCAAACCAAATGACGACATGTCCGGTGCAGAGAATAGTGACGACCCGAAAACCATTGTGTTGCATCCTGTCCGTGCGAATCGAGTTCAGCCGATCGGCTTGCTTGGCCGACCGCATCGAAGGCCGACGCAGTCGGTCGATCAAGACTTCCGTCAAATGTACAGGATCCGAACACCCGTCGCGACACCCTTCAACACGGCCGAGGACCAGAATCAAGGGACCGTTTTAGGAGTCTACCGCAGCTGCGTTTCCGGTTGGGCTGGACCGTCGCCGTACTCTCCGAGGTCGGCGCGGGGCAAAGCTTCGCTTTTTCGCGCACGCCGAGTTTGGTGAACACGGCGACCCTCCCATCGCATCTTCAATCCGAAGAATCAGCGGCGGTAGGCGGCTGGTTCCGCGTTCGATTCAACGTCAGCATGACCATGCCTATAAACACTCACTCGTCCATGTCCTCTAAATCCAACGACTCCAGCGTCGCTTCGATCGCGTCGGTTCGACGTTCCAAGGCCACCTGCTCCGGTTCCATATCGACACGCTCCGCTACGCGAACACGCAACTTTCCGGCCACCGCGCTGATCACGACGATCGGCGTTCCGGCATCAATCGGACTGCCATCAGACACCGCGTCCAACCGCTTGCCATCAATGACCACCAATCCGCTGGGCAAAAGATTTGTCTTGGCGACCCCCACATGCCCCACCAAATCCTTCCGCTTTTCACCGCTCCGAAGTCGACTCTCGGTCGGTTCGTCCACCTGACCGGGTCGCCGGTTCAAGATCCGTTTGCCGATCGGTGAATGCGGCCAGAATCGGATCATCAGATACAACACCACGGGCGTCGAAACCAACACCGTCGCCGTGACCACAAAACCGGCCGCCGCACTGTGGGTGAACGCGATCACGATCGACGTCGTCGCGGCAATCGCCGCGGCAACACCAACCATCCCCGCACTGGGAATAAAGAACTCGCCCACCAGCAGGACAAAGAACAAAGCTAGCAAAGCCAGGGAGTAGGTCAGGGGCATCGGCTATTCTTCGACCACCACTTTGGCACCTTGCACGTCGACCACCGTCACCGAGACTCCTTTGTCGATCATCGATCCATCGCTGACGACCTGGACGATTTGATCTCCGAACCTGGCCTTTCCACTCGGCCGCAGCGGCGTCGTGGTTTGCCCGGTCTGATGCAGCAGGGCGCTAAAATCCACCAGTTTCTCCGCTCGATCGATCGCCTCTGCATCCGGCGTCTCCATGATCAAATGGCGAAACAGGGGCAAATGGGGAAAGAATTGTCGCATTAAAACAAATCCGCCAAACAATCCCATCAGCCCGCCCAGCGCCGCCCAGATCCCGCGCGTGATCACGGTCAGCTGATAGGAGTTTTGCGGCAGCACAAATGTCTGGCTCATCAGGACGATCGATGCAATCGTCATGATCAGCCCCCCGATGCCGAACACCCCGAAACCCGGAATCACAAAAATCTCCAGCGCAATGCACGCCAATCCCAGCATCAACAGCACCAGCTCGAGCCACTCCGCGGTACCGGCCAGATAGTTCATCCAGAAAAACAGCCCGAAACACACCATCGCCAGGAAACCCGGAACGCCCATTCCGGGCGCATTCATTTCCGCCGACAAGGCGACGAATCCGACCATCAGCAAGATCATCATCAGCCCCTGGCTTCGACCGAGCCGTTCCACGAACCGAACCAAGCCGCGATCAGAAACCGGTTTGGGCACAGCCTCCATTCCACTGCGGCGGGCGACGTCATCGATCGAGTCGCTGCGACCGTCGGCCAACCCCAACTCAATGGCCCGATCTGCCGACAGCCCGTCCTTCATTTCGATCCGTTCGCCTTTCTCCCAGCGGTCGCGTTCCAAATCGGGGTCGTCGGCCTGGGCCACCAAATCGGCCGGGGTCGAATACTTGACTCGCCCGGTCTTCGTGTTGGTGTATCGATAGACCTCCAACTCGCTGCACAACAAACCGCGAATCAAGCCCGCCGGTCGTTTGGTCGCCCGGGCGATGGTGTCGATCAATTCGTCGTGGTTGTCCAAATCCGTCAGTGAAATCTCATCGGCACCGGTTCCCCCCAGCACCGACTCGGCGGTCATGTACAGTGGTTTGCAAGACAGAGCCAGCAGCGCGCTGTCGCTGCGGGCCTCGGTGCTGATGAAACCGACGACCGAACGCAGGGGCGGTTCGGGCATCGCAAACATGCTGGCCAAACTGGCGCTCTGATCCAGATCCCCGCCGTTGGAATCGAACGCGACCAGCCAGGTGTTAACCGAGCCTTCGGTCAGCGATCCGTTCAGATTGCTTTGCCAACGTCGAACGCGGCTTCGTGAAATCGAACCTGCGATTTCCAGCAACACGCCTTCGCTGGCGCCACCGACCGCGGCCGAATCAACCGGCGTCAGTTGTGCCAGATCCAACACCTCGGCGGCTTCTTCCGACGTTTCCACAATCCCCGCGGCGATCCGCGCCGAGCGTAGTTGGTTGGCCGAAAGCGACGCCGGAACGCCCGCTGCACTCCAGACCTCTTCCCCGAGCACGTCGCCGGTTTCACGCAGTTTCACGAGATCGTCGCCTGCAGCGAACGATTTTCCGCCGCCGACCTTGCTGACCCACGCCAATTCGACGTCGGGATCGATCAGTGCGCTGACGACTGGTTTTGGAAACAGCCCGCGCCGCGCGGCAATACTTTGGTAGGTCAGCACGATGGTTTCGTCGTCGCCACTCTCGCCGACCGACGCGTCAATCAACTGTGCTTCGGCGGAAAGCAGAAGGGTGTCCGACGCCAGGATCGGCAGCAGCGAATGCCCCG containing:
- a CDS encoding NfeD family protein: MPLTYSLALLALFFVLLVGEFFIPSAGMVGVAAAIAATTSIVIAFTHSAAAGFVVTATVLVSTPVVLYLMIRFWPHSPIGKRILNRRPGQVDEPTESRLRSGEKRKDLVGHVGVAKTNLLPSGLVVIDGKRLDAVSDGSPIDAGTPIVVISAVAGKLRVRVAERVDMEPEQVALERRTDAIEATLESLDLEDMDE
- a CDS encoding NfeD family protein yields the protein MTFRAWFSFAFLALLWIPPGFAADAESGYVVDVPVPLGSQSATALVGQLERLAKSAPADGRLDVVLRYGVDSSGGEATSFEDALKVARAVTGDRLRSLRIVSFVQGTVTGHSLLPILASDTLLLSAEAQLIDASVGESGDDETIVLTYQSIAARRGLFPKPVVSALIDPDVELAWVSKVGGGKSFAAGDDLVKLRETGDVLGEEVWSAAGVPASLSANQLRSARIAAGIVETSEEAAEVLDLAQLTPVDSAAVGGASEGVLLEIAGSISRSRVRRWQSNLNGSLTEGSVNTWLVAFDSNGGDLDQSASLASMFAMPEPPLRSVVGFISTEARSDSALLALSCKPLYMTAESVLGGTGADEISLTDLDNHDELIDTIARATKRPAGLIRGLLCSELEVYRYTNTKTGRVKYSTPADLVAQADDPDLERDRWEKGERIEMKDGLSADRAIELGLADGRSDSIDDVARRSGMEAVPKPVSDRGLVRFVERLGRSQGLMMILLMVGFVALSAEMNAPGMGVPGFLAMVCFGLFFWMNYLAGTAEWLELVLLMLGLACIALEIFVIPGFGVFGIGGLIMTIASIVLMSQTFVLPQNSYQLTVITRGIWAALGGLMGLFGGFVLMRQFFPHLPLFRHLIMETPDAEAIDRAEKLVDFSALLHQTGQTTTPLRPSGKARFGDQIVQVVSDGSMIDKGVSVTVVDVQGAKVVVEE
- the floA gene encoding flotillin-like protein FloA (flotillin-like protein involved in membrane lipid rafts), giving the protein MSSFGLLAVDASDLTVPALVGALILIGVVLVVVFVFASYFGIWVQSWLTGAGVGFGDLIGMTFRKVNARSIVRSKIMAVQAGLDDPAMTSEALEAHYLAGGNVQQVVRAVIAAKKAKTISLTFREAAAIDLAGRDVLESVKTSVYPKVIDCPPRGSVKPSLDAVAKDGIQLKVRARVTVRANLQQLIGGATEETIIARVGEGIVSAIGSADSHAAVLENPDVISKAVLAKRLDSQTAFEIVSIDIADIDVGANIGARLMADQAEADTQVARARAEGKRAAAAAEEKENEAKIEESRAALVMAQASVPEAMSEAFRTGKLHILDYYKLQNVSADTEMRKSIATTGQSRSNLERKNA